The Rhodocytophaga rosea genome has a segment encoding these proteins:
- a CDS encoding M23 family metallopeptidase: MKAKKTFSDWLSNRYILVVRNEENFAEKTSFSFTYAKIIVFITTTSIFLFSLCFYLSSTILAKWFHPAGREMVINKQIIELTAQVDSLEEQIAYRDKALLGISQVIQGNDKFLGAQNSRTDTTAIKQTEVNTDTIAPVDIEIRKEMESQESMPSNPVVRNVSHTPSDELQNIFLFNPLTGGIITDRFDAKKAHYGVDIVAKKDEPVKAVADGTVIMASWTSDTGHIMAVQHHGNLISVYKHNSVLLKKTGNFVRAGEIISVIGNSGELTSGPHLHFELWHNSNPINPEIFVSF, encoded by the coding sequence TTGAAAGCTAAAAAAACATTCTCCGACTGGTTGTCTAACCGCTACATACTGGTGGTAAGAAATGAGGAAAACTTTGCTGAAAAAACAAGTTTTAGCTTCACCTATGCAAAAATAATCGTTTTTATAACGACTACTTCCATCTTTTTATTCTCTTTATGCTTCTATCTTTCCAGCACTATTCTGGCCAAATGGTTTCACCCGGCCGGACGGGAGATGGTAATCAATAAACAGATCATTGAACTCACGGCGCAGGTAGATTCTTTGGAAGAACAAATTGCTTACCGCGACAAAGCGTTACTGGGTATTAGCCAGGTAATTCAGGGTAATGATAAATTCCTAGGTGCCCAGAACAGCCGTACAGATACGACAGCGATCAAACAAACAGAAGTCAATACAGATACCATTGCTCCGGTTGATATTGAGATCAGGAAAGAAATGGAAAGTCAGGAAAGTATGCCATCCAACCCGGTTGTCCGGAACGTTTCCCATACACCTTCCGATGAGTTGCAGAATATCTTTTTATTTAACCCCTTAACCGGCGGAATTATTACCGATAGGTTTGATGCAAAAAAAGCACATTACGGCGTGGATATCGTAGCCAAAAAAGATGAGCCCGTAAAAGCGGTAGCGGATGGCACAGTAATCATGGCCTCCTGGACCAGTGATACCGGACATATTATGGCTGTGCAACACCACGGGAATCTCATATCTGTATACAAGCACAACTCAGTTTTGCTTAAAAAAACAGGCAACTTCGTACGGGCCGGTGAAATTATATCGGTAATTGGCAATAGTGGAGAACTTACCAGCGGACCACATTTGCACTTTGAGCTATGGCACAACAGCAATCCGATAAACCCAGAAATATTTGTTTCATTTTAA
- a CDS encoding bactofilin family protein: MFNNGKETKRDQVELSNASTQIMKGTTVEGNIETFGNVRIEGKIIGNIKSKSKIALGDSSFVQGNIISQNAEIAGEVKGIVEVSDVLTLKATANVKGDIITGKLIVESGAVWNGTIKMGTAPKDIKLSENGHGQLEEQKESVK; the protein is encoded by the coding sequence ATGTTTAACAACGGTAAAGAAACTAAAAGAGACCAGGTGGAACTCAGCAACGCCAGCACGCAAATCATGAAAGGCACAACCGTAGAAGGCAATATTGAAACCTTCGGCAATGTGCGGATAGAAGGCAAAATTATAGGAAACATTAAATCCAAGTCTAAAATTGCCCTGGGTGATTCCTCCTTTGTCCAGGGAAATATTATTTCTCAAAATGCGGAAATTGCCGGCGAAGTAAAAGGCATCGTCGAAGTTTCGGATGTACTCACCCTGAAAGCTACAGCTAACGTAAAAGGAGATATTATTACCGGTAAATTGATCGTAGAATCAGGAGCCGTATGGAATGGAACCATTAAGATGGGAACTGCTCCGAAAGATATTAAACTGAGTGAGAATGGACACGGACAACTTGAAGAACAAAAAGAGTCAGTTAAATAA
- a CDS encoding AtpZ/AtpI family protein translates to MDTDNLKNKKSQLNNYIKYTGLGFQMLAAIGLGVWGGMKLDKWLELKFPAFMVALPCLALIGSLIALIKSLPKE, encoded by the coding sequence ATGGACACGGACAACTTGAAGAACAAAAAGAGTCAGTTAAATAATTATATCAAATATACTGGCCTGGGCTTTCAGATGCTGGCAGCCATTGGATTAGGCGTGTGGGGCGGCATGAAATTAGATAAGTGGCTGGAATTGAAATTTCCGGCCTTTATGGTAGCTTTGCCCTGCCTGGCTTTAATCGGTTCGCTGATTGCCTTAATCAAAAGCCTGCCTAAAGAATAA
- the atpB gene encoding F0F1 ATP synthase subunit A: protein MNPKSRSIFYKFIPLSLLFALFLSFSTVSFAETSAEPEEEFNFSEMIMHHVTDAHEWHFATIGHTHVTIPLPVILYNTVDKKWDVFLSNKFHSEGFEGEGEHEQHNYKGYFVDDHNHIAHIDGKKFYDFSITKNVASLLLSAVLLIVVFFTIAGAYKKNHGKAPKGIQSFFEPIVMFIRDDIAKTAIVGHDKHGKAKYEKYLPYLLTVFFFIWFNNLLGLMPGGANLTGNIAVTLILALITLCITLFSSNKYYWQHIFATPGVPAWLLPIMIPVELVGILTKPFSLMIRLFANITAGHIIILSLLGLIFVAKHIAASIVIIPFALFMNAIELMVAILQAYIFTLLSAMYIGSAVEGHEAHDDYGH from the coding sequence ATGAACCCAAAGAGCCGAAGTATTTTTTATAAATTTATTCCCCTCAGCCTTTTATTTGCCTTATTTTTAAGCTTTTCTACTGTTTCATTTGCTGAAACATCAGCAGAACCCGAAGAGGAATTTAATTTCAGTGAAATGATTATGCACCACGTAACAGATGCCCACGAATGGCATTTTGCTACGATCGGCCATACACATGTTACTATTCCATTGCCTGTTATTTTATATAATACAGTTGATAAAAAATGGGATGTTTTTCTCTCTAACAAGTTCCATAGCGAAGGCTTTGAAGGAGAAGGTGAGCATGAGCAACATAACTACAAGGGCTATTTTGTAGACGATCATAATCATATTGCACATATAGATGGTAAGAAATTTTATGATTTCTCTATCACAAAAAATGTTGCTTCGCTGCTGTTAAGCGCCGTATTACTGATCGTTGTTTTCTTTACTATTGCTGGTGCGTATAAAAAGAATCATGGCAAAGCGCCTAAAGGTATACAGTCGTTCTTTGAGCCTATTGTTATGTTTATCCGGGATGATATTGCCAAAACAGCCATTGTGGGACATGATAAACATGGAAAGGCCAAATACGAAAAATACCTGCCTTACTTGCTCACTGTATTCTTTTTCATCTGGTTTAACAACCTGCTGGGATTAATGCCCGGTGGTGCCAACCTGACTGGTAACATTGCTGTAACCTTGATTCTGGCACTAATTACCTTATGTATTACTTTATTCAGCAGTAATAAATATTACTGGCAGCACATTTTCGCTACGCCTGGTGTACCAGCATGGTTATTACCCATTATGATTCCGGTGGAGCTAGTAGGTATTCTTACCAAGCCCTTTTCTTTGATGATTCGTTTGTTTGCCAATATTACGGCCGGCCACATTATTATTTTAAGCTTATTAGGGCTTATTTTTGTTGCTAAGCACATTGCTGCAAGTATTGTAATTATTCCTTTTGCTTTGTTCATGAATGCGATTGAACTGATGGTGGCGATTTTACAGGCATACATCTTTACCTTATTGTCTGCGATGTATATCGGTAGTGCGGTAGAAGGGCATGAAGCTCATGACGATTATGGTCATTGA
- the atpE gene encoding ATP synthase F0 subunit C, whose translation MLLSLLLQAADTMGYAIMGAGIGAGLVALGAGLGIGRIGGSAAEAIARQPEASGKIQTAMLISAAFIEGVALFGVVVCLLISFKS comes from the coding sequence ATGTTACTTAGTTTATTATTACAAGCAGCCGACACCATGGGTTATGCCATCATGGGTGCCGGTATTGGTGCAGGCCTTGTTGCATTAGGCGCAGGTCTTGGCATCGGTAGAATTGGTGGAAGTGCTGCTGAGGCAATCGCCCGTCAGCCTGAAGCTTCAGGTAAAATCCAGACTGCTATGCTGATTTCAGCTGCCTTTATCGAAGGTGTTGCCCTGTTCGGCGTGGTAGTGTGTCTGCTGATTTCCTTTAAATCGTAG
- a CDS encoding F0F1 ATP synthase subunit B yields the protein MDLVTPGLGLIFWQAITFLLVLFLLSKFAWKPIMSSLKEREETIEGALRSAEQAKQEMMKLKADNEKLLDEARAERDLMMRKAQQTADAIVEEAKEKASAESSKIVESARLAIQSERQAALEDIRKQVATLSIEIAEKLLRNQLKEERAQRELVNQLVKESNLV from the coding sequence ATGGATTTAGTTACCCCCGGTTTAGGTTTGATTTTCTGGCAGGCCATTACGTTTCTGCTGGTATTATTTCTGTTATCAAAGTTTGCCTGGAAACCCATCATGAGTTCTTTGAAAGAAAGAGAAGAAACCATAGAAGGTGCCCTCCGTTCTGCTGAGCAGGCAAAGCAGGAAATGATGAAGCTGAAAGCAGACAATGAAAAACTGCTGGATGAAGCCAGAGCAGAAAGAGACCTGATGATGAGAAAAGCCCAGCAGACAGCAGATGCTATTGTAGAAGAAGCCAAAGAAAAAGCTTCCGCTGAAAGCAGTAAAATTGTAGAAAGTGCCAGATTAGCTATTCAATCTGAACGGCAGGCTGCTTTGGAAGATATCCGCAAACAAGTGGCAACGCTTTCTATTGAGATTGCTGAAAAGCTGCTGCGCAACCAGTTAAAGGAAGAAAGAGCCCAGAGAGAGTTAGTAAATCAGTTGGTAAAAGAGTCAAACTTAGTCTGA
- the atpH gene encoding ATP synthase F1 subunit delta — protein sequence MVESRAASRYAKALLELAQEQNVLEQVHEDMLFFARTVEENRGLLLMLQSPVVPHFKKYSILKEIFQSRVHPTTFSIFEIITNKNREKILYDIAKSFHELYNSFNNIQVAQVITTFPLDEQQRIQFRKITEEVTGKKIELQEKIDPALIGGFVLRIGDRQVDESIKGKLQRLQYDFIHS from the coding sequence ATGGTAGAATCTAGAGCGGCGAGCCGGTATGCCAAAGCCCTGTTAGAACTGGCACAGGAACAGAATGTACTGGAGCAAGTACACGAAGACATGCTTTTCTTTGCCAGAACAGTAGAGGAAAACAGAGGTTTATTGCTTATGCTGCAAAGTCCGGTGGTACCCCATTTTAAGAAATATTCTATTCTGAAAGAAATCTTTCAGAGCCGCGTTCACCCTACTACTTTCAGCATTTTTGAAATTATTACTAATAAGAACCGGGAAAAAATTTTATACGACATTGCCAAGTCATTTCATGAGTTGTATAATTCGTTTAATAATATTCAGGTAGCTCAGGTAATTACTACTTTCCCCCTGGATGAACAACAACGTATCCAGTTCCGGAAAATAACAGAAGAAGTGACAGGTAAAAAAATAGAATTGCAAGAGAAAATAGACCCAGCCTTGATTGGTGGGTTTGTACTCCGCATAGGCGACCGGCAGGTAGACGAGTCTATCAAAGGAAAATTACAAAGATTACAGTACGATTTTATTCATTCATAA
- the atpA gene encoding F0F1 ATP synthase subunit alpha, producing the protein MVQVRPDEVSAILRAQLSNAKTEAELEEVGTVLQVGDGVARIYGLSKAQLGELIEFPNGLQGLVLNLEEDNVGAVLLGDFNQIKEGDTVRRTNTIASIKVGDGMCGRVVNTLGIPIDGGPAISGALYEMPLERKAPGVIYRQPVNEPLQTGIKAIDAMIPIGRGQRELIIGDRQTGKTAVAIDAIINQKEFYERGEPVFCIYVAIGQKASTIAGIVNALTKGGAMPYTVVVAAAASEPAPMQFFAPFTGAAIGEYFRDTGRPALVIYDDLSKQAVAYREVSLLLRRPPGREAYPGDVFYLHSRLLERAAKIIASDEIAKNMNDLPESIRPLVKGGGSLTALPIIETQAGDVSAYIPTNVISITDGQIFLETNLFNSGIRPAINVGISVSRVGGNAQIKSMKKVAGTLKLDQAQFRELEAFAKFGSDLDAATKRTIDRGRVNQEILKQPQFSPSPVEHQIAMIYASTNGLMDNVPVSRVKEFEKEYVSILSANHKDTLGALKAGKLDDSVTSVLKKTAQETAKKYTTK; encoded by the coding sequence ATGGTACAAGTAAGGCCAGATGAAGTTTCTGCAATACTTCGGGCGCAACTCTCAAACGCCAAGACAGAAGCTGAATTAGAAGAAGTAGGGACGGTGCTACAGGTAGGAGATGGGGTAGCTAGAATATATGGGCTTTCCAAAGCTCAGTTAGGTGAGCTGATTGAATTTCCGAATGGGCTGCAAGGATTGGTATTGAACCTGGAAGAAGATAATGTGGGGGCTGTATTATTAGGGGATTTTAACCAGATCAAAGAAGGAGATACGGTTAGAAGGACAAATACGATTGCATCTATTAAAGTAGGCGATGGCATGTGTGGCCGGGTTGTAAATACATTAGGTATTCCCATCGATGGCGGTCCTGCTATTTCCGGGGCCTTGTATGAAATGCCTCTCGAAAGAAAAGCCCCAGGTGTAATTTACCGCCAGCCAGTGAATGAACCTTTGCAAACTGGTATCAAAGCGATTGATGCGATGATTCCGATAGGCAGAGGACAGCGGGAGTTAATTATTGGCGATCGGCAGACTGGTAAAACAGCTGTTGCCATTGATGCCATTATTAACCAAAAGGAATTTTACGAAAGGGGAGAACCTGTATTCTGTATATATGTAGCCATTGGCCAGAAAGCCAGTACCATTGCAGGTATTGTGAATGCCTTGACTAAAGGTGGTGCCATGCCTTATACGGTGGTGGTTGCTGCTGCTGCTTCTGAACCGGCTCCTATGCAGTTCTTCGCTCCATTTACAGGTGCAGCTATTGGTGAGTATTTCCGTGATACAGGCCGTCCGGCATTGGTAATATATGATGATTTGTCTAAGCAAGCTGTGGCCTATCGCGAAGTGTCTCTTTTATTGAGAAGACCTCCAGGCCGTGAAGCCTACCCAGGGGATGTATTCTACCTGCATAGCCGTTTGCTGGAAAGAGCAGCAAAAATTATTGCTTCCGATGAAATTGCAAAAAACATGAACGATTTGCCGGAAAGTATCCGACCGCTGGTAAAAGGAGGTGGTTCTTTAACGGCTCTTCCGATCATCGAAACACAGGCTGGTGACGTTTCTGCCTATATTCCAACCAACGTAATTTCTATTACAGATGGTCAGATATTTCTGGAAACCAACCTGTTTAACTCTGGTATCCGTCCGGCTATCAACGTAGGTATTTCGGTATCACGGGTAGGTGGTAATGCGCAGATTAAATCCATGAAAAAGGTGGCTGGTACTTTGAAATTAGACCAGGCACAGTTCCGGGAACTGGAAGCATTCGCCAAATTTGGTTCTGACCTGGATGCGGCTACCAAACGTACCATTGACAGAGGTAGAGTGAACCAGGAAATTTTGAAGCAGCCTCAGTTTTCGCCTTCACCAGTTGAGCACCAGATTGCCATGATCTATGCCTCTACCAACGGGTTGATGGATAATGTGCCTGTTTCAAGGGTAAAAGAGTTTGAAAAAGAATATGTTTCTATCCTTTCTGCTAACCATAAAGATACATTGGGCGCACTAAAAGCCGGTAAGCTGGATGATAGTGTGACAAGTGTCTTAAAAAAGACGGCTCAGGAAACAGCTAAAAAATACACAACCAAATAA
- the atpG gene encoding ATP synthase F1 subunit gamma, translating to MPSLKEVRNRIQSVNSTQQITKAMKMVAAAKLRRAQDAITQMRPYAQHLQTMLNNISAQIDDDDINPFAREREANRVLIVVITSDRGLAGAFNANVTKAVVNLLNTQYSTQLAAGNVQFMTIGKRGNDYLTRRKYDVNSDHTTLFTSLNFNNAKKAAEFAMDGFLKGRYDKVILVYNEFKNVATQFIRTEQFLPLVETKDNTGKKKAMQTNYIFEPSEKEIFAELIPKSLKIQFYKAILESNASEHGARMTAMDKATDNAKELLKELKLVYNRTRQAAITKEILEIVGGAEALASS from the coding sequence ATGCCAAGTTTAAAAGAAGTCAGGAACAGGATTCAGTCGGTAAACTCTACCCAGCAGATTACTAAAGCCATGAAAATGGTGGCGGCTGCCAAACTGCGCCGGGCACAGGATGCCATCACTCAGATGCGTCCGTATGCCCAGCACCTGCAAACTATGCTGAATAATATTTCTGCTCAGATTGATGATGACGATATTAATCCATTTGCAAGAGAGAGAGAAGCCAATCGTGTGCTGATTGTAGTTATTACTTCGGATCGTGGTCTGGCCGGTGCTTTTAATGCGAATGTCACAAAAGCGGTTGTCAATCTTTTAAATACGCAATACTCTACCCAGCTGGCCGCCGGCAATGTACAGTTTATGACGATCGGTAAGAGGGGGAATGATTATCTTACTCGTAGGAAATATGATGTAAACAGTGATCATACTACATTGTTTACATCCTTAAATTTCAATAATGCTAAAAAAGCAGCCGAGTTTGCCATGGATGGTTTCCTGAAAGGGCGTTATGATAAAGTGATTTTGGTATATAATGAGTTTAAAAATGTAGCTACTCAGTTTATTCGTACCGAACAGTTTTTGCCTCTGGTTGAAACCAAGGATAATACAGGGAAGAAAAAAGCTATGCAGACAAATTATATATTTGAACCTTCAGAAAAAGAGATTTTTGCTGAACTAATTCCAAAATCGCTGAAGATTCAGTTCTATAAAGCTATTCTTGAATCGAATGCCTCTGAACATGGTGCCCGGATGACAGCCATGGATAAAGCGACTGATAATGCGAAAGAACTGCTGAAAGAACTGAAATTAGTATATAACAGAACCCGGCAAGCAGCCATTACCAAAGAAATTCTTGAAATTGTAGGAGGTGCTGAAGCTCTGGCAAGTTCTTAA
- a CDS encoding M1 family metallopeptidase translates to MIFKKVIYVLCVSAYVMNGCQTTKKTATIPQTDSSTVKPSTPVAAISAPDSVPVWAPRKGNYNPERTKKNDLLHTKLEVSFDWQKQYLNGIATLTFKPYFYPQNTLELDAKGFDIKSINLFDPASKSLNPLQFTYDKRIITIQLNKTYKRTENYQIQITYTAKPNELPAGGSEAITSDKGLYFINPLGTEPNKPQQIWTQGETEANSAWFPTIDSPNERTTQEMYITVDTAFTTLSNGTFVYSRTNRDGTKTDYWKQDKPHAPYLFMMAIGKFAVVNDEWKGMPVDYYVEPAYAPYAKDIFGRTPEMIEFFSTKLNYKFPWEKYAQVVVRDFVSGAMENTTAVTFMEAVQSDKRQLLDDHWDGIIAHELFHHWFGDLVTTESWANLPLNESFANYAEYLWAEYKYGKEQADYLGQIEVEQYFAESENKQEPLIRYRYLDKEDMFDSHSYAKGGRILHMLRKYVGDEAFFEALHQYLKKNEFTDVEIHNLRLAFEEVTGEDLNWFFNQWFMSAGHPDLAINHTYTNGKIQLDVKQLQDSTYTPIYKLPIKVVVWANGQKTLHDITITQASQAIELPAATKPDLVLFDAESQLLGKIYHPKSSQELAFQYYNGPTYLSRYQAIAGLTHVLEEAEEDSLVNKAQSMDNLAEKVAADALKDSFWGIRQLAIKSFEKSSGAQGEAIDNKIQEMALKDPRSYVRAEAMNALLNREKNYIDVFKQGLQDSSYTVLATSLFAYFNSGAPDAAQQVEKFKDYKNTDVMFTVAYFYAEAGDSAAYSWFVNKLTTTSSQVQAQLLQFFAPYLLRLDESKQTEGLKEIEKMATESQDFQVKLGAYQALGLFADREDVKEMRKRIRENEKDEKLKNIYNMIP, encoded by the coding sequence ATGATATTTAAAAAAGTTATATATGTATTGTGTGTAAGTGCCTATGTGATGAATGGTTGCCAGACTACAAAAAAAACGGCAACTATACCACAAACGGACAGCAGTACTGTAAAACCATCCACTCCTGTTGCTGCTATATCCGCACCAGATAGTGTACCAGTATGGGCTCCCAGAAAAGGAAACTATAATCCGGAACGTACCAAAAAGAATGACCTACTGCATACCAAATTGGAAGTGAGTTTCGACTGGCAGAAACAATACTTGAACGGCATAGCTACCCTTACTTTCAAGCCTTATTTTTATCCGCAGAATACCTTAGAACTTGATGCCAAAGGGTTCGACATTAAAAGCATCAATTTGTTCGACCCGGCCAGTAAGTCGTTAAATCCTTTACAATTTACCTATGATAAAAGGATCATTACTATTCAGTTAAACAAAACCTATAAGCGGACTGAAAATTATCAGATACAAATTACCTATACAGCCAAGCCAAACGAACTGCCTGCTGGTGGAAGTGAAGCTATTACTTCAGATAAAGGCTTGTATTTTATAAATCCTCTGGGCACTGAACCCAACAAACCGCAGCAGATATGGACACAAGGTGAAACAGAAGCCAACTCTGCCTGGTTTCCTACCATTGATTCGCCTAATGAGCGTACTACTCAGGAAATGTATATCACGGTAGATACCGCCTTTACCACTTTATCAAATGGCACTTTTGTATATTCACGCACCAACCGGGATGGCACCAAAACCGATTACTGGAAGCAGGATAAACCCCATGCCCCTTACCTGTTTATGATGGCTATTGGCAAGTTTGCTGTAGTCAACGATGAGTGGAAAGGCATGCCGGTAGATTACTATGTGGAACCCGCTTACGCCCCTTACGCAAAAGACATATTTGGGCGGACACCGGAAATGATAGAGTTTTTCTCAACCAAACTCAACTATAAGTTTCCCTGGGAGAAGTATGCACAAGTTGTAGTTCGGGATTTTGTGTCTGGAGCGATGGAGAATACAACAGCTGTTACCTTTATGGAAGCTGTACAATCGGATAAACGTCAGTTATTGGACGATCACTGGGATGGAATTATTGCACATGAATTGTTTCATCACTGGTTTGGCGACCTGGTTACTACCGAATCCTGGGCAAACCTGCCGCTAAATGAGTCTTTTGCCAATTATGCAGAATATTTGTGGGCAGAATATAAATATGGAAAAGAACAAGCCGATTATCTGGGGCAAATAGAAGTAGAACAATATTTTGCGGAATCAGAAAATAAGCAGGAGCCACTCATCCGTTATCGGTATCTGGATAAAGAGGATATGTTCGATAGCCATTCGTATGCGAAAGGCGGACGGATTCTGCATATGCTGCGGAAATATGTAGGAGATGAAGCTTTTTTTGAAGCCTTGCACCAGTACCTGAAAAAGAATGAGTTTACAGATGTGGAAATCCACAACCTGCGTCTGGCTTTTGAAGAGGTGACTGGTGAAGACCTGAACTGGTTTTTCAATCAATGGTTTATGTCAGCTGGCCATCCGGATTTAGCTATTAACCATACGTATACTAATGGGAAAATACAGCTGGATGTAAAACAATTGCAGGATTCTACTTATACCCCTATTTACAAATTGCCGATTAAAGTAGTTGTATGGGCAAATGGGCAAAAAACCCTGCATGATATAACCATTACGCAAGCCAGCCAAGCTATTGAACTACCTGCAGCCACCAAACCCGATCTAGTTTTGTTCGATGCCGAAAGCCAGTTACTGGGAAAAATCTATCATCCGAAAAGTTCTCAGGAACTTGCCTTTCAATACTACAACGGCCCTACCTATCTTTCCCGTTACCAGGCCATAGCCGGACTTACGCATGTGCTGGAAGAAGCGGAAGAAGATAGCCTTGTAAATAAGGCGCAAAGCATGGATAATCTGGCCGAAAAAGTAGCGGCTGATGCATTAAAAGATTCTTTCTGGGGCATTCGTCAACTGGCCATTAAAAGTTTTGAAAAATCTTCCGGAGCCCAGGGTGAAGCTATCGATAATAAAATACAAGAGATGGCCTTAAAAGATCCCAGGTCGTATGTACGGGCAGAAGCCATGAATGCCTTGCTCAACCGCGAGAAGAATTACATAGATGTATTCAAACAAGGCCTGCAGGATTCATCGTACACGGTACTTGCTACTTCGCTATTCGCTTATTTCAATTCTGGCGCTCCGGATGCTGCCCAGCAGGTGGAGAAGTTTAAAGATTATAAAAATACAGACGTGATGTTTACAGTAGCGTATTTCTACGCTGAAGCCGGAGACAGTGCTGCCTATTCCTGGTTTGTAAATAAGTTGACTACTACTTCCAGCCAGGTACAAGCCCAGTTATTACAATTTTTCGCTCCTTACCTGCTTCGACTGGATGAAAGCAAACAAACGGAAGGGTTAAAAGAGATCGAAAAAATGGCTACAGAAAGCCAGGATTTCCAGGTGAAACTGGGTGCTTACCAGGCATTAGGCTTATTTGCCGACCGCGAAGATGTAAAAGAAATGCGGAAGCGTATCCGGGAGAATGAGAAAGACGAGAAGCTAAAGAATATTTATAATATGATTCCCTGA
- a CDS encoding acetyl-CoA carboxylase biotin carboxyl carrier protein subunit — MFKITVQPNQIFEAALENGQLQLNKQPLNWDIQFLSAHACHILKDNQSYNAEILQADYVKKEFVIKINGTIYQLKAQDDLDLLLEKLGMSNGATAKIKEIKAPMPGLVLDIRVVPGQTVQKGDVLLILEAMKMENAIKSAADGVVKQVKAVKGQSVEKNQLMIVFE; from the coding sequence ATGTTTAAAATCACTGTACAACCCAATCAAATCTTTGAAGCCGCTTTAGAAAATGGCCAGTTGCAACTCAATAAGCAACCACTCAACTGGGATATACAATTCTTATCTGCTCATGCCTGCCATATTCTGAAAGATAATCAGTCGTATAATGCAGAGATTTTGCAGGCTGATTATGTAAAAAAAGAATTTGTGATCAAAATTAACGGAACCATCTATCAGCTGAAGGCACAGGATGACCTGGATCTGCTGCTGGAGAAACTGGGTATGTCGAATGGGGCAACAGCGAAAATAAAGGAAATTAAAGCCCCCATGCCTGGTCTGGTATTAGATATCCGGGTAGTGCCAGGACAAACCGTACAGAAAGGGGATGTGTTATTGATTCTGGAAGCGATGAAGATGGAAAATGCCATTAAATCCGCAGCAGATGGGGTAGTCAAACAAGTGAAAGCAGTGAAAGGCCAAAGTGTAGAGAAGAACCAGTTGATGATTGTGTTTGAATAA